The Dehalogenimonas lykanthroporepellens BL-DC-9 genome includes a window with the following:
- a CDS encoding nickel-dependent hydrogenase large subunit (PFAM: nickel-dependent hydrogenase large subunit~KEGG: dhd:Dhaf_2742 hydrogen:quinone oxidoreductase) — MTRIVVDPLTRIEGHLRIEVEVENGVITDAWSAGTMARGWEKILQGRDPWDAPYVTSRVCGVCEGVHTIASNQAIEDAFGIELTEAGRLMRNLFSAGYYVHDHFIHFYVLSALDFLDIMAIASYEGSDPGLLAVKSKIVGLVSAGDTSPFTPRYTPDEFSVNDPETVTTLVSHYLKAIELKAKSQKMLSYLTGIQPHPNALMPGGCTATPSVEVLQDLRKLWQEQADFVNNVYVPDVMAVGYGPLLPLAASGFGATNGNYLAFPMLPQGGSASAGDISFGGSNPMFRGGVVKANGERASRTDISNLTVEDVDYSQITESVTYSWYDYPAGVDALHPSEGVTDFNLQKQDAYSFLKAPRYNAETMEVGPLARGMVNQFPELVDFFNAGGREGVVARHLSRAVISKQIINDGLAWIDRLIEMRLAGPLVGMNEKPVPKTGRGMGVWDAPRGALGHWIEVDNWRIKNYQMVVPSTWNAGPRDENGVKGPYEQALIGAPVPDLDNPINVVRIIRSFDPCIACAVHLIDPHTNQRKVVKVA; from the coding sequence ATGACACGAATAGTCGTTGATCCATTAACCAGAATCGAAGGCCACCTCCGGATAGAGGTGGAGGTGGAGAACGGCGTCATCACCGATGCCTGGTCCGCCGGTACCATGGCCCGTGGCTGGGAGAAGATTCTCCAGGGGCGCGACCCGTGGGACGCTCCTTATGTCACCAGCCGTGTCTGCGGCGTATGTGAGGGCGTTCACACCATCGCCTCCAACCAGGCGATTGAAGACGCCTTCGGCATCGAACTGACCGAAGCCGGACGGTTGATGCGCAATCTGTTCTCCGCCGGCTACTACGTCCATGACCATTTCATCCATTTCTATGTGCTGTCGGCACTGGACTTCCTGGATATCATGGCCATCGCCTCTTACGAAGGCAGTGATCCGGGATTACTAGCCGTTAAGAGCAAGATCGTCGGGCTGGTCTCTGCCGGGGACACTTCGCCCTTTACTCCTCGCTACACCCCCGATGAGTTTTCAGTCAATGATCCCGAAACCGTCACCACGCTGGTTTCGCATTACCTCAAGGCGATAGAACTCAAGGCCAAATCCCAGAAGATGTTGTCCTACCTGACCGGCATCCAGCCCCATCCCAATGCCCTGATGCCGGGCGGCTGTACCGCCACCCCCAGCGTCGAAGTACTGCAGGATCTCAGGAAGCTGTGGCAGGAGCAGGCGGACTTCGTCAACAACGTCTATGTTCCCGACGTCATGGCGGTAGGTTACGGTCCGCTGTTGCCGCTGGCCGCCTCCGGTTTCGGTGCCACCAACGGCAACTACCTGGCCTTCCCGATGTTGCCGCAGGGCGGTTCGGCCTCGGCGGGAGATATCTCCTTCGGCGGCTCCAATCCGATGTTCCGGGGCGGCGTGGTCAAGGCCAACGGCGAACGGGCTTCCCGCACCGACATCAGCAACCTGACGGTCGAAGATGTCGATTACAGCCAGATAACCGAATCGGTTACCTACTCATGGTACGATTACCCGGCCGGGGTGGACGCGTTGCATCCTTCCGAGGGCGTCACCGATTTCAACCTCCAGAAGCAGGACGCCTATTCCTTCCTCAAGGCGCCGCGCTACAATGCAGAGACGATGGAAGTCGGCCCGCTGGCCCGCGGCATGGTCAACCAGTTCCCCGAACTGGTGGATTTCTTCAACGCCGGCGGCCGCGAGGGCGTGGTTGCCCGCCACCTGTCCCGCGCCGTCATCTCCAAACAAATCATCAACGACGGGCTGGCCTGGATAGACCGACTCATCGAAATGCGACTGGCCGGCCCGCTGGTGGGCATGAACGAGAAGCCGGTGCCCAAGACCGGCCGCGGCATGGGCGTCTGGGACGCGCCGCGCGGCGCCTTGGGTCACTGGATAGAGGTAGACAACTGGCGCATCAAGAATTATCAGATGGTAGTGCCCTCAACCTGGAACGCCGGCCCGCGGGACGAGAATGGCGTCAAGGGGCCGTACGAGCAGGCGCTCATCGGCGCCCCGGTGCCCGACCTGGACAACCCGATCAATGTGGTACGCATCATCCGGTCGTTCGACCCCTGCATCGCTTGCGCGGTGCATCTCATCGACCCGCATACCAACCAGCGCAAAGTGGTCAAGGTCGCCTGA
- a CDS encoding heat shock protein Hsp20 (PFAM: heat shock protein Hsp20~KEGG: tle:Tlet_0015 heat shock protein HSP20), protein MANIQRWDPFQEFRQMDRALDRLWRGFNFPEETEQWNIPIDVIRKDDKILVKASVPGVNPDDIEVTVENNVLTLKAETKQEKETEEGGYLVRERAWGSFYRALSLPDTVDTDKIKPVYTDGVLTVTLPIAEEKKRKQIKVAVEKGNTKAIEAK, encoded by the coding sequence ATGGCTAACATTCAGAGATGGGATCCATTCCAGGAGTTCCGACAGATGGACCGGGCGTTGGACCGGTTGTGGCGCGGCTTCAATTTCCCGGAGGAAACGGAGCAGTGGAACATACCGATTGACGTCATCCGTAAGGACGACAAGATACTGGTCAAGGCTTCGGTGCCGGGCGTCAATCCCGACGACATCGAGGTGACGGTGGAAAACAACGTCCTGACCCTCAAAGCCGAAACCAAGCAGGAAAAGGAAACCGAGGAAGGCGGCTACCTGGTGCGTGAGCGCGCCTGGGGTTCCTTCTACCGGGCCCTGTCCCTGCCCGACACGGTGGACACCGATAAGATTAAGCCGGTGTACACCGACGGCGTCCTGACCGTCACCCTGCCTATCGCCGAGGAAAAGAAGCGGAAGCAGATCAAGGTGGCGGTGGAAAAAGGCAACACCAAGGCCATCGAAGCCAAGTAA
- a CDS encoding hypothetical protein (KEGG: mmh:Mmah_1083 hypothetical protein): MKSRLNFVAVFVLLLSLALAGACTSAGDDEPTVTPDPTADAIANGRSIYLYSITTSEEFITYTGGPGTMMRLACVNCHGEQGYGGQIFFMMQSFDVPDITWPELTGQHEEHEPYTVATVKQAITDGLDPAGNELEYQMPQWQMSEADLNDLILFLQTLE, encoded by the coding sequence ATGAAAAGCCGATTGAACTTTGTGGCCGTTTTTGTCCTGCTTCTTTCTCTGGCGCTTGCCGGCGCCTGTACTTCTGCCGGTGACGATGAGCCCACCGTTACCCCTGACCCGACCGCAGACGCTATCGCGAACGGCCGGAGCATTTATCTTTATTCCATAACCACGTCTGAGGAGTTTATCACCTATACCGGCGGCCCGGGGACGATGATGCGGTTAGCCTGTGTTAACTGTCACGGGGAACAGGGGTATGGCGGTCAGATATTCTTTATGATGCAGTCTTTCGATGTGCCCGATATCACCTGGCCGGAACTCACCGGTCAGCATGAAGAACATGAACCCTACACCGTGGCAACGGTCAAGCAGGCGATAACCGACGGGTTGGACCCGGCGGGTAATGAACTGGAGTATCAGATGCCCCAATGGCAGATGTCCGAAGCCGACCTGAATGATTTGATACTATTCCTTCAAACTTTGGAGTAG
- a CDS encoding NADPH-dependent FMN reductase (PFAM: NADPH-dependent FMN reductase~KEGG: dsa:Desal_0619 NADPH-dependent FMN reductase), protein MRLPDAGAVLGISASPRAGGNSDVLLRTILEAAGQAGAGTETVFLRDLNFQSCSGCEKCRKTGRCDGLADDMTGIYPLLEASAGLVLVTPIHHYNMTALMKAFIDRLYCYYEFGRARPGPWHSRLAGQGRRVVLAAVGEQLGDEDRGMRLTLETLRLSVTALGYDIAGELSVTGVFGKGRVKQETAVLAQARELVRRLALGL, encoded by the coding sequence ATGAGATTACCCGACGCCGGAGCCGTTCTCGGTATCTCCGCCAGCCCGCGCGCCGGCGGCAATTCCGACGTGCTTCTGCGAACCATACTCGAAGCGGCCGGTCAGGCCGGCGCCGGTACCGAAACCGTCTTTCTGCGTGATCTGAACTTTCAATCCTGTTCCGGGTGTGAGAAATGCCGCAAGACAGGCCGTTGCGACGGACTGGCCGACGACATGACCGGTATCTACCCCCTCCTGGAGGCCTCTGCCGGGCTGGTACTGGTCACTCCCATCCACCATTACAATATGACCGCCCTGATGAAGGCCTTCATCGACCGGCTCTACTGCTATTACGAATTCGGCCGTGCCCGCCCCGGCCCCTGGCACAGCCGTCTGGCCGGGCAGGGCCGCCGGGTAGTGCTGGCGGCGGTGGGGGAGCAATTGGGTGATGAAGACCGCGGCATGCGTCTCACCCTGGAAACCCTGCGGCTGTCCGTCACCGCCCTCGGCTATGACATCGCCGGTGAACTATCGGTCACCGGCGTCTTCGGCAAGGGTCGGGTGAAACAGGAAACAGCGGTTCTGGCGCAGGCCCGGGAGCTTGTGCGGCGTCTGGCGCTGGGTCTTTAG
- a CDS encoding oxidoreductase molybdopterin binding protein (PFAM: oxidoreductase molybdopterin binding~KEGG: mac:MA3039 hypothetical protein): MNKNNKLPVFLTVFAAFVLVLAGCGDNYVPPAGEVEATEFQSVELTPMRLQGNNALAGTQNIDRESYILTVDGLTDNAVSLSYQDLLGLPQESRLITLHCVEGWEFTAKITGPSLVSVLEMAGVMPAADTVIFYTADVPEGYTSLSLDYILDNDILLILKINDLTLPPSRGFPFQVGAVGKYGYKWAKWVTRIELSTDSSFKGYWESRGFNNVADIDGPRFENS, translated from the coding sequence ATGAACAAAAATAATAAACTCCCTGTTTTTCTAACGGTTTTCGCCGCGTTCGTTTTGGTACTGGCCGGTTGCGGTGACAATTACGTTCCCCCGGCGGGTGAAGTTGAAGCCACCGAGTTCCAGAGCGTCGAACTGACCCCGATGAGGCTTCAGGGCAATAACGCGCTTGCCGGCACTCAGAATATCGACCGGGAGAGCTATATCCTGACCGTTGACGGGCTGACCGATAACGCCGTGAGCCTCAGCTATCAGGATTTGCTGGGCCTGCCCCAGGAATCACGGCTGATAACTTTGCATTGTGTCGAGGGCTGGGAGTTCACCGCTAAAATAACCGGGCCGTCACTGGTCTCGGTTTTGGAAATGGCGGGTGTAATGCCGGCCGCGGATACCGTTATTTTCTATACTGCCGATGTACCGGAAGGCTACACATCGCTGAGTCTGGACTATATCCTGGATAATGACATACTGTTGATACTCAAAATCAACGACCTGACCTTGCCTCCTTCCCGCGGGTTCCCGTTCCAGGTCGGTGCGGTCGGCAAATACGGATACAAGTGGGCTAAATGGGTGACCCGTATCGAATTGTCGACTGATTCTTCTTTCAAGGGGTACTGGGAAAGTCGCGGCTTCAACAATGTTGCCGATATCGACGGTCCCCGGTTCGAAAATTCATGA
- a CDS encoding ArsR family transcriptional regulator (KEGG: scl:sce0712 ArsR family transcriptional regulator), which yields MTNNRKDLINAYKQRKIIGGVFKVTNTTNGRYLLDSAPDIQARQNAFNFSVTTNNPFDYKMRKDWQEHGASAFTFEILDTLEKKETQSQEQFIEDLKMLEDIQADKLDSGIRY from the coding sequence GTGACGAACAATCGCAAAGACCTCATCAACGCCTACAAACAACGCAAGATAATCGGCGGCGTCTTCAAAGTGACCAATACCACCAACGGCCGATACCTGCTGGACAGCGCCCCCGACATCCAGGCCAGGCAGAACGCCTTCAACTTTTCAGTAACGACCAACAACCCCTTCGACTATAAAATGAGGAAAGACTGGCAGGAGCACGGCGCCTCAGCCTTCACCTTCGAAATATTGGATACCCTTGAAAAGAAAGAGACACAGAGCCAGGAACAGTTTATCGAAGACCTGAAGATGCTGGAAGATATCCAGGCGGATAAACTGGACTCAGGGATAAGATACTAA
- a CDS encoding cytochrome c class I (PFAM: cytochrome c class I~KEGG: esi:Exig_2422 cytochrome c class I): MKHRKALYVVFACLLVLTLVLSACTQDTDTPPTTTAPPTGNEEALLPTVDGIDAQLVYASQCASCHGNDRRGGVGPGLTKDISIAYLSQWVPVHRTGVTLDPRLTNSLINWLKLNSTPSTAPQPTDAKFIYALNCSICHGAERSGGIGGPDIKPINLERMTEGFLAVFLQGHYKGVDLVQDQRDALAEWLKATP, from the coding sequence ATGAAACACAGAAAAGCCCTGTACGTGGTTTTCGCCTGTCTGTTGGTGTTAACGCTGGTTCTGAGTGCCTGCACCCAGGATACCGACACACCGCCGACGACAACTGCCCCACCGACCGGCAACGAAGAGGCGCTCCTGCCTACCGTTGACGGTATCGACGCCCAATTGGTGTATGCCAGCCAGTGCGCCTCCTGCCACGGCAACGACCGCCGCGGCGGTGTCGGCCCCGGCCTGACCAAGGATATATCCATCGCCTATCTCAGCCAGTGGGTTCCGGTTCACCGCACCGGCGTCACTCTGGATCCACGGCTGACCAATTCACTCATCAACTGGCTGAAACTCAATTCCACCCCTTCCACGGCCCCGCAACCGACCGACGCCAAGTTTATTTACGCTCTCAACTGCTCCATCTGTCATGGCGCTGAGCGTAGCGGCGGCATCGGCGGCCCGGATATCAAGCCTATCAATCTGGAACGGATGACCGAGGGCTTCCTGGCGGTCTTCCTCCAGGGCCATTACAAGGGAGTCGACCTGGTTCAGGATCAGCGGGACGCCCTGGCGGAATGGCTGAAAGCCACGCCGTAA
- a CDS encoding hydrogenase (NiFe) small subunit HydA (TIGRFAM: hydrogenase (NiFe) small subunit HydA~KEGG: dhd:Dhaf_2743 hydrogenase (NiFe) small subunit HydA~PFAM: NADH ubiquinone oxidoreductase 20 kDa subunit), whose translation MDIASLRKPELTRRDFMKVAGMTAAYFGLSQALTPQIVQALEENNGKAAVIWLEGQSCTGCTESFLNNLEPTASSILLDTISLRYHETAMAASGHQAETALEETIAEGGYVLVIEGSIPLAEDGAFCTVAGRKFTDIVRDTARNAAAIICVGSCATYGGIPRSGPTDAVGYLFRGKELHHYFDDVGPKPVINLPTCPVHNERLTATIVHYLTFGTVPELDQYNRPYAFYGKIQHDNCTRRGNYETGRFVTDFGDPNQHGYCLILKGCKGPIARQDCWNRKWNNRGNYCIDAGHPCVACSEPDFYEDTSPLYAHDYDFGLPPL comes from the coding sequence ATGGATATTGCGAGCCTGAGAAAACCAGAACTCACCCGTCGTGACTTCATGAAAGTCGCCGGTATGACGGCCGCCTACTTCGGCCTGAGCCAGGCGCTGACACCACAGATAGTCCAGGCGCTGGAAGAAAACAACGGCAAGGCGGCCGTTATCTGGCTGGAAGGCCAGAGTTGTACCGGCTGTACCGAGTCCTTCCTCAACAACCTGGAACCGACCGCCTCCTCCATACTGCTGGATACCATCTCGCTGAGATACCATGAAACCGCCATGGCCGCTTCCGGTCACCAGGCCGAGACGGCGCTGGAAGAAACCATCGCCGAGGGCGGCTATGTTCTGGTCATCGAGGGTTCCATCCCGCTGGCCGAAGACGGCGCCTTCTGCACCGTGGCCGGCCGGAAGTTTACCGACATCGTCCGCGATACCGCCAGGAACGCCGCCGCCATCATCTGCGTCGGCTCCTGTGCCACCTACGGCGGCATCCCCCGCTCCGGCCCGACCGATGCCGTCGGCTACCTCTTCAGGGGCAAGGAACTGCATCATTACTTCGACGATGTTGGTCCCAAACCGGTCATCAATCTGCCGACCTGCCCGGTGCACAACGAGCGCCTGACCGCTACCATCGTCCACTACCTGACCTTCGGCACCGTGCCGGAGCTGGACCAGTACAACCGGCCGTACGCCTTCTACGGCAAGATTCAGCATGACAACTGCACCCGCCGCGGTAACTATGAAACCGGGCGCTTCGTCACCGACTTCGGCGACCCCAACCAGCACGGCTACTGCCTGATACTGAAGGGTTGTAAAGGCCCCATCGCCAGACAGGATTGCTGGAATCGCAAGTGGAACAACCGCGGCAACTACTGCATTGACGCCGGTCATCCCTGTGTCGCCTGTTCCGAACCGGACTTCTACGAAGACACCAGTCCTCTCTACGCCCATGATTACGATTTCGGACTGCCGCCGCTTTAA
- a CDS encoding ATP-cone domain protein (PFAM: ATP-cone domain protein~KEGG: dev:DhcVS_285 transcriptional regulator), whose amino-acid sequence MYCPNCRQNELKVVDSRDVEDGIRRRRECLECGYRFTTYERIQPTAVYVIKKDGRREEWSKDKLLGGLHKALEKRPLPVGTVDRLADEIEAELIETGRAEIASSAVGDKVMEKLKTTDNIAYIRFASVYRKFTDVTEFKEIVDKLIDRPETDPHSQLPLLLEPEKLKNKQRSKGHGTATVR is encoded by the coding sequence ATGTATTGTCCCAACTGTCGGCAGAACGAACTCAAGGTGGTCGATTCCCGTGATGTGGAAGACGGCATCCGTCGCCGTCGGGAGTGCCTGGAGTGCGGCTACCGCTTCACTACCTATGAACGTATTCAGCCGACGGCGGTCTATGTAATAAAGAAGGACGGCCGCCGGGAGGAATGGAGCAAGGACAAACTGTTGGGCGGACTGCACAAGGCGCTGGAGAAACGGCCTCTGCCGGTGGGTACGGTGGACCGGCTGGCTGACGAGATAGAGGCTGAACTCATCGAAACCGGCCGGGCGGAGATAGCCTCATCGGCGGTCGGCGACAAGGTGATGGAAAAACTGAAGACCACCGACAACATCGCCTATATCCGCTTTGCCTCGGTCTACCGCAAGTTTACCGATGTTACCGAGTTCAAGGAGATAGTGGACAAACTGATAGACCGTCCGGAGACCGACCCGCATTCCCAACTGCCGCTCCTGCTGGAACCGGAAAAATTAAAAAATAAACAACGGAGTAAAGGCCATGGCACCGCAACCGTCAGGTAA
- a CDS encoding hydrogenase maturation protease (KEGG: dhd:Dhaf_2740 hydrogenase maturation protease~TIGRFAM: hydrogenase maturation protease~PFAM: peptidase M52 hydrogen uptake protein), with amino-acid sequence MTEENTGDNPVTLILGVGNVALADEAFGPQVVRRLREYRFPEHVRMHDGAVAGFDLLGYLEGVERLVIVDVMKMELEPGDIGWLDLDDELKASGRIEMSFHQVGILELLQIAELIGHKPQVHFLVTRPVKVEWSFEMTPPVRQAVDKAVSYLVEKFHGLPSGDDTNT; translated from the coding sequence ATGACGGAAGAGAACACCGGGGACAACCCGGTCACCCTGATACTGGGCGTCGGCAATGTTGCCCTGGCCGATGAAGCCTTCGGACCGCAGGTGGTGCGGCGGCTGAGAGAATACCGTTTTCCAGAGCACGTCCGGATGCATGACGGCGCCGTGGCCGGCTTCGACCTTCTGGGCTATCTGGAAGGGGTGGAACGGCTGGTCATCGTGGACGTAATGAAGATGGAGCTGGAGCCGGGAGACATCGGCTGGCTGGACCTGGACGACGAACTGAAAGCGTCAGGCCGGATAGAAATGTCGTTCCATCAGGTGGGTATCCTGGAGCTGTTGCAGATTGCCGAACTCATCGGCCACAAGCCGCAGGTACATTTCCTGGTCACCCGGCCGGTGAAGGTGGAGTGGAGTTTCGAGATGACGCCGCCGGTACGGCAGGCAGTGGATAAAGCGGTCAGCTACCTGGTTGAAAAATTCCACGGTCTGCCGTCCGGTGACGATACAAATACCTAA
- a CDS encoding ribonucleoside-diphosphate reductase, adenosylcobalamin-dependent (TIGRFAM: ribonucleoside-diphosphate reductase, adenosylcobalamin-dependent~KEGG: deb:DehaBAV1_0324 ribonucleotide-diphosphate reductase subunit alpha~PFAM: ribonucleotide reductase large subunit; Ribonucleotide reductase large subunit domain protein), giving the protein MAPQPSGKPIVDKNRIAQIIFNQASAMGMSERDRVEEITARVIDRLEKPVSLPGMEAFMPAGARQPIAATENEIEAMVKDIIDDTRTTGDSEPAEFAVSGAVTSEPIERSAPVVSEPAEVLPTPKPAKKEKKMTVSATPETSKTARAAAPEKVAFSDNALAVLNKRYLKKDKQGQAIEAPEDMLRRVARTVAAAELIYDPKCNVRNVENEFYGLMARLEFLPNSPTLMNAGRELGQLSACFVLPIDDSIESIFDAVKHTAMIHKSGGGTGFSFSRLRPESDRVGTTGGVASGPVSFMRAFDVATDVIKQGGTRRGANMAILSIDHPDIEHFITAKQQAGVLTNFNLSVAITDKFMEAARADEEYELINPQNGEVAGRRRARAIFDQIVQLAWKTGDPGIVFIDRINAENPTPKLGRIESTNPCGEQPLLPYESCNLGSVNLSKMVKGNGKKQVDYDKLRYTVRTAVRFLDDVIDVNKFPLEQIAEQTRRTRKIGLGVMGFADMLIALGVPYNSPEALRVGEEVMGFIQAESHRASSALADERGVFPAYEGSKYDGQVKMRNASCTTIAPTGTLSIIAGCSSGIEPHFALCFTRNIMDGTRMIEVNPYFAEAARSGGFYSEELMKKLAEGAHLEDMKEVPEEVKKLFVTAHSITPEGHVKMQAAFQKYTDNAVSKTVNFPADATVAHVEEVYLMAYDEKLKGITIYRDGCKADQPMSTGKAEPAKAETPVPAPAPKPAGPRKRSKVTNGFTEKVNTGCGTLYITVNSDETGVCEVFSHLGKTGGCAAAQLESTCRLASLSLRSGVAPSSVAKQLKGIRCPSIAWDGGKSVLSCADAIASVLEHFLENGTPGNGNGNGNGHGEKKVVTDMGLAKNIAGQCVECGSILVYQEGCFICPGCGFTKC; this is encoded by the coding sequence ATGGCACCGCAACCGTCAGGTAAGCCGATCGTAGATAAAAACCGTATCGCCCAGATAATCTTCAACCAGGCTTCGGCCATGGGCATGTCCGAACGGGACCGGGTGGAGGAAATCACCGCCCGGGTCATCGACCGGCTGGAGAAGCCGGTCTCTCTGCCCGGCATGGAAGCCTTCATGCCCGCCGGGGCCAGGCAACCCATCGCCGCCACCGAAAATGAAATCGAGGCCATGGTCAAGGACATCATCGACGATACCCGCACTACCGGTGATTCCGAACCGGCCGAATTCGCAGTATCAGGTGCCGTTACCTCTGAGCCTATCGAAAGGTCGGCACCCGTTGTTTCCGAACCGGCCGAAGTACTACCCACCCCCAAACCTGCCAAAAAGGAGAAAAAAATGACCGTAAGCGCTACCCCTGAAACCAGCAAAACCGCCCGCGCCGCCGCGCCGGAGAAAGTCGCTTTTTCCGACAATGCCCTGGCGGTGCTCAACAAGCGCTATTTGAAAAAAGACAAACAGGGCCAGGCCATCGAGGCCCCGGAGGATATGCTTCGCCGGGTAGCCCGCACCGTGGCCGCCGCCGAGCTCATCTATGACCCTAAATGTAATGTCCGTAATGTTGAGAACGAGTTTTACGGCCTGATGGCCCGGCTGGAGTTCCTGCCCAACTCGCCGACGCTGATGAACGCCGGCCGGGAGCTGGGTCAGCTGTCTGCCTGCTTCGTGCTGCCCATCGATGACTCCATCGAAAGTATCTTCGACGCCGTCAAGCACACCGCCATGATTCACAAGTCCGGCGGCGGCACCGGCTTTTCCTTCTCCCGCCTGCGGCCGGAATCCGACCGCGTCGGCACCACCGGCGGCGTCGCTTCCGGCCCGGTCAGCTTCATGCGGGCCTTCGATGTGGCCACCGACGTCATCAAGCAGGGCGGCACCCGCCGCGGCGCCAACATGGCCATCCTGTCCATCGACCACCCGGATATCGAGCACTTCATCACCGCCAAACAGCAGGCGGGCGTCCTGACTAACTTCAACCTGTCGGTCGCCATTACCGACAAGTTCATGGAAGCCGCCCGGGCGGATGAGGAGTACGAGCTTATCAACCCTCAGAACGGCGAGGTTGCCGGCCGCCGCCGGGCGCGGGCCATCTTCGACCAGATAGTCCAGCTGGCCTGGAAGACGGGCGACCCCGGCATCGTCTTCATCGACCGCATCAACGCCGAGAACCCCACGCCGAAACTGGGCCGGATAGAATCCACCAATCCCTGCGGCGAACAGCCCCTTCTGCCGTACGAGTCCTGCAACCTGGGTTCCGTCAACCTGTCGAAGATGGTCAAGGGCAACGGCAAAAAGCAGGTAGACTATGACAAACTGCGTTACACCGTCCGCACCGCCGTTCGTTTCCTGGACGATGTCATCGACGTCAACAAGTTTCCCCTGGAGCAGATTGCCGAGCAGACCCGGCGCACCCGCAAGATCGGCCTGGGCGTCATGGGCTTTGCCGACATGCTCATCGCTCTGGGCGTGCCCTACAATTCGCCGGAAGCACTGCGTGTCGGCGAAGAGGTCATGGGATTCATCCAGGCCGAATCTCACCGCGCCTCCTCAGCGCTGGCGGATGAGCGAGGCGTCTTCCCGGCTTACGAAGGCAGTAAGTACGACGGCCAGGTGAAGATGCGCAACGCTTCCTGCACCACCATCGCTCCCACCGGTACGCTGTCCATCATCGCCGGCTGTTCCTCCGGCATCGAGCCTCATTTCGCGCTGTGCTTCACCCGCAATATCATGGACGGCACCCGCATGATAGAGGTCAATCCCTACTTCGCCGAGGCCGCCCGTTCCGGGGGTTTCTACTCCGAGGAACTCATGAAGAAGCTGGCGGAAGGCGCTCATCTGGAAGATATGAAGGAAGTGCCGGAAGAGGTTAAAAAGCTCTTCGTCACCGCTCACAGCATCACCCCGGAAGGCCATGTCAAGATGCAGGCGGCTTTTCAGAAATACACCGACAACGCCGTTTCCAAGACGGTCAACTTCCCGGCGGATGCCACTGTGGCTCATGTCGAGGAGGTCTATCTGATGGCCTACGACGAGAAGCTCAAGGGCATCACCATCTATCGAGACGGCTGTAAGGCCGACCAGCCCATGTCCACCGGCAAGGCTGAACCGGCTAAAGCCGAGACTCCGGTTCCCGCCCCGGCGCCCAAACCGGCCGGTCCGCGCAAGCGTTCCAAGGTAACCAACGGCTTCACCGAGAAGGTCAACACCGGTTGCGGTACGCTTTATATCACCGTCAACTCCGATGAAACCGGCGTCTGTGAAGTCTTCTCTCACCTGGGCAAGACCGGCGGTTGCGCCGCCGCCCAGCTGGAAAGCACCTGCCGGCTGGCCTCGCTGTCACTGCGCTCCGGCGTGGCGCCGTCATCGGTGGCCAAACAGCTCAAAGGCATCCGCTGTCCGTCCATCGCCTGGGACGGCGGCAAGAGCGTGCTGTCCTGCGCTGACGCCATCGCCAGTGTGTTGGAACATTTCCTGGAAAACGGCACGCCGGGCAACGGAAACGGTAATGGCAACGGTCATGGTGAAAAGAAAGTGGTCACCGATATGGGCCTGGCCAAGAATATCGCCGGCCAGTGTGTCGAATGCGGCAGTATCCTGGTATACCAGGAAGGGTGCTTCATCTGTCCTGGGTGTGGGTTTACGAAGTGTTAG